A genomic segment from Desulfovibrio aminophilus DSM 12254 encodes:
- a CDS encoding urea transporter — translation MSYESLLKNPFFEFLDSVCRGCGQVMFQNNAITGLLFFAGIFYNSVTFGVCAVLGTMAATLTAQLLGADKQLVRAGLFGFNGTLAGIALPFYFAFEPSMLLYVILNGAFSTVIMAALLNLLGKWGVPALTAPFVLATWLLMFCVYKFALFQPGTLILPSLPVPGAPMDMGAVAGATFQDGVAKGLGEVMFQDNVVTGIIFAIAILVNSRLSALFAVIGSLVGLLTALVMQSPEAPVRLGLYGFNSVLCGIAMGGVFFYLNWKTFLYALGCMVLGSIATASFGVLLAPIGMPALTWPFIVVTWLFLFAGALFRNTAPVPAGKAGTPEENLRMLRDPA, via the coding sequence ATGAGCTACGAATCGCTGTTGAAAAATCCGTTTTTCGAGTTTCTTGACTCGGTCTGTCGCGGCTGCGGGCAGGTCATGTTTCAGAACAACGCCATCACGGGCCTGCTGTTCTTCGCCGGGATATTCTACAACTCCGTAACCTTCGGCGTCTGCGCGGTGCTCGGCACCATGGCCGCCACGCTGACGGCCCAACTGCTCGGCGCGGACAAACAACTCGTTCGGGCCGGTCTCTTCGGCTTCAATGGCACCCTGGCGGGTATCGCCCTGCCGTTTTATTTCGCCTTCGAACCGTCCATGCTGCTTTACGTGATCCTGAACGGCGCGTTCTCGACCGTCATCATGGCCGCGCTTTTGAATCTCCTGGGCAAGTGGGGCGTCCCGGCCCTTACCGCGCCCTTCGTCCTGGCCACTTGGCTGCTCATGTTCTGCGTCTACAAGTTCGCCCTGTTCCAGCCCGGGACGCTCATCCTCCCGTCCCTGCCGGTTCCGGGCGCGCCTATGGACATGGGCGCGGTGGCCGGGGCGACCTTCCAGGACGGCGTCGCCAAGGGCCTTGGGGAGGTCATGTTCCAGGACAACGTGGTCACGGGCATCATCTTCGCGATAGCCATCCTGGTGAACTCGCGGCTCTCGGCCCTGTTCGCCGTCATCGGCTCGCTGGTGGGGTTGCTCACGGCCCTGGTCATGCAATCGCCCGAGGCCCCGGTGCGTCTCGGCCTGTATGGTTTCAACTCCGTGCTCTGCGGCATCGCCATGGGCGGCGTCTTCTTCTACCTTAATTGGAAGACGTTCCTCTACGCCCTGGGCTGCATGGTTCTCGGCTCCATCGCCACGGCCTCGTTCGGTGTGCTCCTCGCGCCCATCGGCATGCCCGCCCTGACCTGGCCGTTCATCGTGGTCACTTGGCTCTTTCTCTTCGCCGGAGCGCTCTTCCGGAATACCGCCCCGGTACCCGCCGGCAAAGCCGGAACCCCAGAGGAGAACCTCCGCATGCTGCGCGATCCGGCGTGA
- a CDS encoding FmdB family zinc ribbon protein, translated as MPIYEFHCRSCRTDFEVFAHKSESGGRCPYCDSCETTRIISLTHYRNADHWEKDMLKGLAKSKERDKLKAELKAPA; from the coding sequence ATGCCGATCTATGAATTCCATTGCAGAAGCTGCCGCACGGACTTCGAGGTCTTCGCCCACAAGAGCGAATCCGGAGGCCGTTGCCCGTATTGCGACTCGTGCGAGACGACGCGCATCATTTCGCTCACGCACTATCGCAACGCGGATCATTGGGAAAAGGACATGCTCAAGGGCCTGGCGAAGTCCAAGGAGAGGGACAAGCTCAAGGCCGAACTGAAGGCGCCCGCCTGA
- a CDS encoding L-lactate MFS transporter, producing MEKVKNRWLIAASAVGIHISIGSVYAYSVMTLPLKELHGWQKSDITMAFSLAILFLGFSAAFLGRSVEKMGPRKSGRLAAIFYSCGIMGSGLAVKIGSLPLFLLCYGVIGGIGLGVGYITPVSTLVKWFPDRRGLATGMAIMGFGFAAMIFGPIMAKLFLVMDIWKVYFLLGAIYFCLIFGSSLYIAPPPAGWLPPGYSAAASESGRKVIKKDLAQLTVAEALRTRRFYCMWVMLFINITCGIALISVASPMAQEVVGLSPMQAAAMVGLMGLFNGGGRIGWASFSDYLGRARTYMAFFIIQVFAFLALTKTTNPLFFQCLIFIILTCYGGGFSTLPAFLGDMFGTKQLGTIHGYELTAWGLAGMVGPSIVTHVLEATGSYSATLYIFAGFLTFALAVTFFLAHDLRLKRRFYAQQAAQEAS from the coding sequence ATGGAAAAGGTAAAAAATCGCTGGCTCATAGCCGCATCGGCCGTGGGCATCCACATATCCATCGGCTCGGTCTACGCCTACAGCGTGATGACCCTGCCGCTCAAGGAACTCCACGGCTGGCAGAAGAGCGACATCACCATGGCCTTCAGTCTGGCCATTCTCTTTCTTGGCTTCTCGGCCGCCTTTCTCGGCCGGTCCGTGGAGAAGATGGGGCCGCGCAAATCCGGCCGCCTCGCGGCCATCTTCTATTCCTGCGGCATCATGGGGTCGGGCCTGGCGGTCAAGATCGGCTCACTGCCCCTGTTTCTGCTTTGCTACGGAGTGATCGGCGGCATCGGGCTCGGCGTGGGCTACATCACCCCCGTCTCGACGCTGGTGAAGTGGTTCCCGGACCGCCGTGGCTTGGCCACCGGCATGGCCATCATGGGCTTCGGCTTCGCGGCCATGATCTTCGGCCCCATCATGGCCAAGCTGTTCCTGGTCATGGACATCTGGAAGGTCTACTTCCTGCTGGGCGCCATCTACTTCTGTCTCATCTTCGGCTCCTCGCTGTATATCGCCCCGCCGCCCGCCGGCTGGCTGCCTCCCGGCTATTCCGCCGCGGCTTCCGAGTCGGGCCGCAAGGTCATCAAGAAGGATCTGGCCCAGCTCACCGTGGCCGAGGCGTTGCGCACCCGGCGCTTCTACTGCATGTGGGTCATGCTCTTTATCAACATCACCTGCGGCATCGCCCTGATCTCCGTGGCCTCGCCCATGGCGCAGGAAGTGGTCGGGCTTTCGCCCATGCAGGCGGCCGCGATGGTCGGGCTCATGGGCCTGTTCAACGGCGGCGGCCGGATCGGCTGGGCCAGCTTCTCCGACTACCTGGGACGGGCGCGCACCTACATGGCGTTCTTCATCATCCAGGTGTTCGCCTTCCTGGCTCTGACCAAGACCACCAATCCGCTGTTCTTCCAGTGCCTCATCTTCATCATCCTGACCTGCTACGGCGGCGGTTTCTCGACCCTTCCGGCCTTCCTGGGCGACATGTTCGGCACCAAGCAGCTCGGCACCATCCACGGCTACGAGCTGACGGCCTGGGGTCTGGCCGGCATGGTCGGCCCGTCCATCGTGACCCACGTCCTGGAGGCCACCGGCAGCTACAGCGCCACCCTGTACATCTTCGCCGGATTCCTGACCTTCGCTTTGGCGGTGACCTTCTTCCTGGCCCACGACCTGCGGCTCAAGCGGCGGTTCTACGCCCAGCAGGCGGCCCAGGAAGCTTCCTGA
- a CDS encoding ATP-binding protein produces the protein MNLSIKVLKRRRTYNAFVSNETLEDYSLRRAAKSFRRWPCWLLANTALGGITFLALEAIGALLILDYGFINSTLAILCLSLIIIITGLPISYYASRYNVDVDLLTRGAGFGYFGSTVTSLVYASYTIIFFAIEAAIMAKALQVAVGIPLAIGYLVSSVVIIPLVFYGITFINKLQLYTQPFWIILSVSLFAYILHTDPTALESWTSFAGLGGAAEAFNPLLFGGALSLAFSLVPQIGEQVDYLRFLPDKTRENRVAWWVSMAAAGPGWIIIGAIKLLCGSFLAVLFMRKAGATMGDALEPFNLYLNAFEAMFGPGGLTLAVSTLFVVICQVKINVTNAYAGSLAWSNFFSRISHSHPGRVVWLIFNVTISVLLMQFGVFYILHSVLMVYAIFAVAWVGAIFTDLAILKPLGISPAHIEYKRANLYNVNPVGFGAMLIAAGAAILCHLGLFGAYPKAFAPLIGLGVSIPATVLLALITGGKYYLARKVSPSQGENLVACTICNKLYEARDTVCCPAYDEQVCSLCCSLDSICKGFCKVSVNGKTWRDRVFNFAFETSLSRHFSRRVRIFCIHFFNILCALALIFALCYAYFATSTDYDRKLLSDIFVTLFLFSMLITGIWIWWFSLIQETSLLAEDELDRHVHELEVEVKRREAVSAALEETGNQQRLILENASIGIAYAKDDQLVWSNNRFTWLCGVGKRSPGGAIQLDSFLRRAGIRPGIMDEVQQALSDGGRFCVELPVTISPARRHWCVLSISAVNPDCVRHGSIWLLDDISERKLAEERLLRSEERLKELNESLEAQVRSRTEELKRSFESVRQADKMASLGILVSGVAHEINNPASFIRLNIGMLEEVWNGLLSMLDKKNAESDLWIAGMPFDYARSSIPKLLRGIHQGAERVSTIIRNLKDYARQSPLDMGGTVDINLALTSSLELLANPLRKATNRLEVEMTPNLPSFRGDLRRVEQVLVNLIQNAYQALTRRSQAIRIRTGQNDGHVCFEIEDEGHGIRAEYLKNVCDPFFTTKRDQGGTGLGLSVSAGIIEEHRGIMEISSEPGEGTRVKLLFPVPDARA, from the coding sequence ATGAACCTTTCAATAAAGGTATTGAAGAGGCGTCGTACCTATAACGCCTTCGTCAGCAATGAGACCCTTGAAGACTACTCCCTGCGCAGGGCGGCCAAGTCTTTTCGCCGCTGGCCGTGCTGGCTGCTGGCCAATACGGCTCTCGGCGGCATCACCTTCCTGGCCTTGGAGGCCATCGGCGCGCTGCTCATCCTCGATTACGGGTTCATCAACTCCACCTTGGCGATTCTCTGTCTCTCGCTGATCATCATCATTACCGGCCTGCCCATCTCCTATTACGCCTCGCGTTATAACGTGGACGTGGATCTGCTCACGCGGGGAGCCGGCTTCGGCTACTTCGGCTCCACCGTGACCTCGCTCGTCTACGCCTCTTATACGATCATCTTCTTCGCCATCGAGGCGGCCATCATGGCCAAGGCCCTCCAGGTGGCCGTCGGCATCCCGCTCGCCATCGGCTATCTGGTCAGTTCCGTGGTCATCATCCCCCTGGTCTTCTACGGCATCACCTTCATCAACAAGCTGCAGCTCTACACCCAACCGTTCTGGATCATTCTTTCCGTATCGCTGTTCGCTTATATCCTCCATACCGATCCCACGGCCCTGGAATCCTGGACCTCCTTCGCCGGTCTCGGCGGCGCGGCGGAGGCGTTCAATCCGCTGCTTTTCGGCGGGGCGTTGTCCCTGGCCTTTTCACTCGTGCCGCAGATCGGGGAGCAGGTGGACTATCTCCGTTTCCTGCCGGACAAGACCCGCGAGAACCGCGTGGCCTGGTGGGTGTCCATGGCGGCCGCAGGACCAGGCTGGATCATTATCGGGGCGATCAAGCTGCTGTGCGGCTCCTTTCTGGCGGTGCTCTTCATGCGCAAGGCCGGGGCGACGATGGGCGACGCGCTGGAGCCTTTCAACCTCTACCTCAACGCCTTTGAAGCCATGTTCGGGCCGGGGGGGCTGACCCTGGCGGTCAGCACGCTCTTCGTCGTCATCTGCCAGGTGAAGATCAACGTGACCAACGCCTATGCCGGTTCCCTGGCCTGGTCCAACTTCTTCTCGCGGATTTCCCACAGTCACCCGGGCCGGGTGGTCTGGCTCATCTTCAACGTGACCATTTCGGTGCTGCTCATGCAGTTCGGGGTGTTCTACATCCTGCATTCCGTGCTCATGGTCTACGCCATTTTCGCGGTGGCCTGGGTCGGGGCGATCTTCACCGACCTGGCCATCCTGAAACCCCTGGGGATCAGTCCGGCGCACATCGAGTACAAGCGGGCCAACCTCTACAACGTCAACCCCGTGGGCTTCGGCGCCATGCTCATCGCCGCGGGCGCGGCCATTCTCTGCCACCTGGGCCTTTTCGGGGCCTATCCCAAGGCCTTCGCCCCGCTCATCGGCCTGGGGGTGTCCATTCCGGCCACGGTGCTCCTCGCCCTGATCACGGGCGGGAAATATTATCTGGCCCGCAAGGTCTCCCCGTCGCAGGGGGAGAATCTCGTGGCCTGCACCATCTGCAACAAGCTTTACGAGGCCAGGGACACGGTCTGTTGTCCGGCCTACGACGAGCAGGTCTGCTCGCTTTGCTGCTCCCTGGACAGCATCTGCAAAGGCTTCTGCAAGGTTTCCGTCAACGGAAAGACTTGGCGCGACCGCGTGTTCAACTTCGCCTTCGAAACCTCCCTCTCGCGCCACTTCAGCCGCAGGGTGAGGATATTCTGCATCCATTTCTTCAACATCCTCTGCGCCCTGGCGCTCATCTTCGCCCTTTGCTACGCCTATTTCGCCACCAGCACGGACTACGACCGAAAGCTTTTGTCGGACATCTTCGTCACCCTGTTCCTCTTTTCCATGCTCATCACCGGCATCTGGATCTGGTGGTTCTCGCTCATCCAGGAGACCAGCCTGTTGGCCGAGGATGAACTGGACCGGCATGTCCACGAACTGGAGGTGGAGGTCAAGCGGAGAGAAGCCGTGAGCGCGGCCCTGGAGGAGACTGGCAACCAGCAACGGCTCATCCTTGAGAACGCCTCCATCGGCATCGCCTATGCCAAGGATGACCAACTCGTCTGGAGCAACAACCGATTCACATGGCTCTGTGGGGTAGGGAAGCGTTCGCCGGGAGGAGCCATCCAGCTCGACTCGTTCCTGCGCCGCGCGGGCATCCGGCCGGGGATCATGGACGAGGTGCAGCAGGCCCTGTCGGATGGAGGCCGCTTTTGCGTGGAATTGCCCGTCACCATCTCGCCCGCCCGGCGCCATTGGTGCGTCCTGTCCATCAGTGCGGTCAATCCGGACTGCGTACGGCACGGCAGCATCTGGCTCCTGGACGACATCAGCGAACGCAAGCTGGCCGAAGAGCGGCTCCTGCGCAGCGAGGAACGGCTCAAGGAACTCAACGAGAGCCTCGAAGCCCAGGTGCGCTCCCGCACCGAAGAGCTGAAACGGAGCTTCGAGTCCGTGCGCCAGGCGGACAAGATGGCCTCGCTGGGCATTCTCGTCTCCGGCGTTGCCCACGAGATCAACAACCCGGCCAGCTTCATCCGCCTGAACATCGGCATGCTCGAGGAGGTCTGGAACGGCCTGCTGTCGATGCTGGACAAGAAGAACGCGGAAAGCGACCTGTGGATCGCCGGGATGCCCTTCGACTACGCCAGGTCGAGCATTCCGAAGCTTCTGCGTGGCATCCACCAGGGTGCGGAACGGGTCTCCACGATCATTCGCAACCTGAAGGACTATGCCCGCCAGAGTCCCCTGGACATGGGCGGCACAGTGGACATCAATTTGGCTCTGACCTCGTCGCTGGAGCTGCTGGCCAATCCCCTGCGCAAGGCGACCAACAGGCTCGAGGTCGAGATGACCCCGAATCTGCCCAGCTTCCGCGGCGATCTGCGGCGCGTCGAGCAGGTTCTGGTCAACCTCATTCAGAACGCCTACCAGGCATTGACCCGCAGGAGCCAGGCCATCAGAATCCGCACCGGCCAGAACGACGGGCATGTCTGCTTCGAGATAGAGGACGAGGGGCACGGCATCCGCGCCGAATACCTCAAGAACGTCTGCGATCCGTTCTTTACGACCAAGCGCGATCAGGGCGGCACGGGACTCGGTTTGTCGGTTTCAGCGGGGATCATTGAAGAGCACCGGGGGATCATGGAGATATCCTCCGAGCCCGGGGAGGGCACCCGCGTCAAGCTCCTGTTCCCCGTGCCCGATGCCCGCGCCTGA
- a CDS encoding sigma-54-dependent transcriptional regulator, whose product MDRHTFPARPILVVDDERAALDGFEITLVSSGYTNIVTLDDSRKVLPFLAKNNVELILLDLIMPHLSGSELLLEIRRICPDVPVLIITAVNDVDSVVECIRNGAQDYIIKPVDKDHLRNRVRKALEVRELEQENALLRESLLDEALLHPEAFAEIVTQDPKMCAIFKYCEAVAPSTRPILITGETGTGKELIARSIHDLSGRKGEFVAVNIAAFDDPMFADTLFGHVRGAFTGAESARPGLVEKAAGGTLFLDEIGDLPLPSQVKLLRLLQEQEYFPVGSDSLKKANVRIVASTLKNIGDLRRKGQFREDLYYRLITHQVHIPPLRERPNDIPRLLDHFLDQDARELRRKRPSYHPELVNLLRSYAFPGNVRELRAMVGDALMNHTSRMLSSETFKRYIFQEGEPETRGAEGRSANPLDNLDFSADNMPRLKVATQKVAQILISQAMRISCGNQTVAARILGISQQALSAKLKKVSLCESDSEDDLDAPAR is encoded by the coding sequence ATGGACCGACACACGTTTCCCGCGCGCCCCATTCTGGTGGTGGATGACGAGCGAGCCGCCCTGGACGGGTTCGAGATCACACTCGTCTCGTCCGGCTACACCAACATCGTGACTCTGGATGACAGTCGCAAGGTGTTGCCTTTTTTGGCGAAAAACAATGTCGAGCTTATTCTTTTGGACCTCATCATGCCGCACCTGAGCGGCTCCGAACTGCTGTTGGAGATCCGGCGCATCTGCCCTGATGTGCCGGTGCTCATCATCACCGCGGTGAACGATGTGGACTCCGTTGTCGAGTGCATCCGCAACGGGGCGCAGGACTATATCATCAAGCCCGTGGACAAGGACCATCTGAGGAACCGGGTGCGCAAGGCCCTGGAGGTGCGCGAACTGGAGCAGGAGAACGCCCTGCTGCGGGAGTCCCTGTTGGATGAAGCCCTGCTGCACCCGGAGGCCTTCGCCGAGATCGTCACCCAGGATCCGAAGATGTGCGCGATCTTCAAATACTGCGAGGCCGTGGCCCCGAGCACGCGGCCCATCCTGATCACCGGGGAGACCGGCACGGGAAAAGAGCTTATCGCCCGCTCCATCCATGATCTCAGCGGGCGCAAGGGCGAGTTCGTGGCCGTGAACATCGCGGCCTTCGACGACCCGATGTTCGCGGACACCTTGTTCGGCCATGTGCGGGGCGCATTCACCGGCGCGGAAAGCGCCCGGCCTGGGTTGGTGGAGAAGGCCGCCGGAGGCACGCTTTTCCTGGACGAGATCGGCGATCTGCCCCTGCCGTCGCAGGTCAAGCTTCTGCGCCTGCTGCAGGAGCAGGAATACTTCCCCGTGGGGTCGGACTCGCTGAAGAAGGCCAACGTGCGCATCGTGGCCTCGACCCTCAAGAACATCGGCGACCTCCGGCGCAAGGGGCAGTTCCGCGAAGATCTCTACTACCGGCTCATCACGCACCAGGTCCACATTCCGCCGTTGCGGGAGCGGCCCAACGACATACCGAGGCTCTTGGACCACTTTCTGGATCAGGACGCCCGGGAACTTCGGCGCAAACGTCCGTCCTACCATCCCGAATTGGTCAATCTGCTGCGGTCTTATGCTTTCCCCGGGAATGTCCGCGAACTGCGGGCCATGGTCGGGGACGCGCTGATGAACCACACCTCGCGGATGCTCTCGTCGGAGACCTTCAAACGTTACATCTTTCAGGAAGGGGAGCCGGAGACTCGTGGGGCGGAGGGACGCTCCGCCAATCCGCTCGACAACCTGGATTTCTCCGCGGACAACATGCCCCGACTCAAGGTCGCCACCCAGAAGGTCGCGCAGATACTCATCAGTCAGGCCATGCGCATCTCCTGCGGCAACCAGACCGTGGCCGCGCGCATTCTCGGCATCTCCCAGCAAGCCCTGAGCGCCAAGCTGAAGAAGGTGTCTCTCTGCGAATCGGATTCCGAGGACGATCTCGACGCTCCGGCGCGCTGA